A window from Leptothermofonsia sichuanensis E412 encodes these proteins:
- a CDS encoding VOC family protein, producing the protein MQITGCLHAAILVSDLEQAEHFYGTILGLPKVDRALKFPGAWYEIKGFQIHLIVAAAGAGTLQNPEKWGRNRHIAFSVTHLAAMKEHLLAHGCPIQMSASGRAALFTQDPDGNVIELNEAS; encoded by the coding sequence ATGCAAATTACTGGCTGCCTCCATGCGGCGATTCTCGTTTCTGACCTGGAACAGGCAGAACACTTCTATGGAACGATTCTGGGTCTACCCAAAGTAGACCGGGCGCTTAAGTTTCCGGGAGCCTGGTATGAGATAAAGGGTTTCCAGATTCATCTGATTGTGGCGGCAGCCGGGGCAGGAACCCTGCAAAACCCGGAGAAATGGGGCCGCAACCGGCATATTGCGTTTTCGGTGACCCATTTAGCTGCCATGAAGGAACATCTTCTGGCCCATGGCTGTCCAATTCAAATGAGCGCTTCTGGTCGAGCAGCCCTGTTCACCCAGGACCCGGATGGCAACGTGATTGAGTTGAATGAAGCCTCCTAG
- a CDS encoding Crp/Fnr family transcriptional regulator, with protein sequence MYSVSSNSEASRPFLTWQRIIDWSQEHYRVRTFAKDEKIPARPGLLYLVQKGAVRLVGSAQVNATGSSSSRLPRISPEEAFLGFVGAGQPFEIVAQSPFTLQSYAHVDQTSVLWMYWHDLDNWPHFRREVLDAFRYQHQRKLLWLSTLGQRRTIDRLLGFLTLLIEEYGEPSDSGYCLPFPLTHAQIGSAIGSTRVTVTRLMGKLRQRGMIRTQGDNLLCIPTDSSLNRSSQ encoded by the coding sequence ATGTATTCAGTATCATCAAACTCAGAGGCATCTCGTCCTTTTCTGACCTGGCAGCGAATTATCGATTGGTCCCAGGAGCACTACCGGGTCCGCACCTTCGCAAAAGACGAAAAGATCCCAGCAAGACCTGGACTTTTGTACCTGGTTCAGAAAGGAGCCGTTCGTCTGGTTGGCAGTGCCCAGGTCAATGCCACGGGCAGCAGTTCTTCGCGATTACCTCGGATCAGCCCGGAAGAGGCATTTTTAGGGTTTGTTGGGGCTGGACAACCCTTCGAGATCGTAGCGCAGTCCCCCTTTACCCTGCAAAGCTATGCCCACGTTGATCAGACATCTGTTTTGTGGATGTACTGGCATGACCTGGATAACTGGCCCCACTTTCGCCGGGAAGTGTTAGACGCTTTTCGCTATCAACATCAGCGCAAGCTACTCTGGCTCAGTACTCTGGGACAGCGGCGCACGATTGACCGTCTGTTGGGATTTCTGACGCTGCTGATCGAAGAGTATGGGGAGCCGTCAGACAGTGGCTATTGTTTACCATTTCCATTAACCCACGCCCAGATTGGTAGTGCGATCGGTTCCACCAGGGTCACAGTCACTCGGTTGATGGGCAAGCTTCGTCAACGCGGCATGATTCGTACCCAGGGGGACAACCTGCTCTGTATCCCCACTGACTCCAGCCTGAACCGTTCTTCTCAATAA
- a CDS encoding FkbM family methyltransferase, whose translation MLGKLHRKISSALQKSQKFYRDLSNCRIIQINRHHGLDVLSDIRVRTTSDLRIVFDVGANVGQSARAYSKYLPNAQIYCFEPVLETFKQLQQNTSECNNAYCFQLALGPEEKQTEITLQKYSLENSLLNYSDIALSEAEAVRTEIIQVTTISDFCQNHDIKQIDFLKVDTEGYDLEVLRGAKSLLDDHKITYIQVEAGMNYNNKKHVPIQEFIRYLESRGYVLFGIYDQMAWFQNKARLRFCNPVFISEREVELRSREGIDVMF comes from the coding sequence ATGCTTGGTAAATTACACAGAAAAATTTCGAGTGCTTTGCAGAAGTCTCAGAAATTCTACAGGGATTTGTCGAATTGTCGAATCATCCAGATAAATCGTCATCACGGGCTAGATGTTCTCTCTGATATCAGGGTTAGAACAACCAGTGACCTCAGGATTGTTTTTGACGTGGGGGCCAATGTTGGGCAATCAGCCAGAGCCTATTCTAAATATTTGCCAAATGCTCAAATTTACTGCTTTGAACCAGTCCTTGAAACCTTTAAGCAATTACAGCAAAACACCTCAGAATGTAACAATGCTTACTGTTTTCAGTTAGCGCTTGGACCTGAAGAAAAACAGACTGAGATCACGCTTCAAAAATACTCACTCGAAAACTCTTTGTTAAATTATTCAGATATAGCGCTCAGTGAGGCTGAAGCCGTCAGAACTGAGATAATTCAGGTCACCACTATTTCAGACTTCTGCCAGAATCATGACATCAAGCAGATTGATTTTCTGAAAGTTGATACGGAAGGTTATGACTTAGAGGTGCTCAGGGGAGCGAAATCCCTACTGGACGATCACAAAATAACCTATATACAGGTTGAAGCGGGCATGAATTACAACAACAAAAAACATGTCCCGATCCAGGAGTTCATTCGATATCTTGAGTCACGAGGATATGTTCTATTTGGGATTTATGACCAGATGGCCTGGTTTCAAAATAAAGCCAGATTAAGGTTTTGCAATCCTGTGTTCATATCTGAAAGGGAAGTTGAGCTTAGAAGCCGGGAGGGGATAGATGTCATGTTCTAA
- a CDS encoding GDSL-type esterase/lipase family protein — translation MQLTAHQAGTTIQPESGTKQIEFSHPPMQLPRSNRQLYRQRFEALKRGQLYTRLPPGSFRAAWAKATQQPTYQQWRELLAREAAAVAKGQGNNRLSVILGDSLSLWFPSDRLPQNQFWLNQSLSGDTTTGILHRLSAFAKTRPTVIYVMAGINDLKRGTSNAQILKNLSQIIARLQQTHPQAQIVLQSILPTRSARFSNARIVQLNHQLKDLAFQNHAFYLDLYSQMTDDDGNLHPDLTTDGVHLNARGYETWQMALSQADGWMAMGR, via the coding sequence ATGCAACTGACGGCTCATCAGGCAGGAACAACCATTCAGCCGGAGTCTGGGACGAAGCAAATTGAATTTTCTCACCCACCGATGCAACTGCCTCGTTCCAATCGTCAGTTGTATCGCCAGCGGTTTGAGGCGTTGAAGAGGGGACAGCTCTATACCCGTCTGCCGCCTGGCAGTTTTCGAGCCGCCTGGGCAAAAGCAACCCAGCAGCCAACCTACCAGCAGTGGCGAGAGCTACTGGCACGAGAAGCTGCGGCAGTGGCAAAAGGACAGGGCAACAATCGCTTGAGTGTCATTCTGGGAGACTCGCTCAGCCTCTGGTTTCCCAGCGATCGCCTGCCCCAAAACCAGTTCTGGCTTAATCAGTCCCTTTCCGGCGACACCACCACCGGCATCCTGCACCGCCTTTCAGCCTTTGCCAAAACCCGCCCCACAGTCATTTATGTGATGGCAGGAATCAACGATCTCAAACGAGGTACCAGCAATGCTCAAATTCTGAAGAACCTGAGTCAAATTATTGCTCGTCTCCAGCAGACTCACCCGCAAGCACAAATTGTGTTGCAATCCATTTTGCCTACTCGCTCTGCCAGGTTCTCCAATGCACGGATCGTCCAACTCAATCACCAACTGAAGGATCTGGCTTTTCAGAACCATGCTTTTTATCTGGACCTGTATTCTCAAATGACAGACGACGACGGCAATCTGCATCCTGACCTGACTACGGATGGAGTTCACCTGAACGCCAGAGGATATGAAACCTGGCAGATGGCCCTGAGCCAGGCCGATGGGTGGATGGCAATGGGGAGGTAG
- a CDS encoding DUF7219 family protein, whose translation MNRSDFLFPKSRYRGEVKPENLVFNANLQEFSQQVNYICCLETNGKLSPEESYLKIKELWKTLKRSKKQLGIGS comes from the coding sequence ATGAATCGTTCTGATTTTTTGTTTCCCAAGTCCCGCTATCGGGGAGAAGTCAAACCGGAAAACCTGGTTTTTAACGCAAATCTGCAAGAATTTTCCCAGCAGGTCAACTACATCTGTTGTCTTGAAACCAACGGTAAACTTTCTCCAGAGGAATCTTACCTGAAAATTAAAGAACTCTGGAAAACGCTGAAACGGAGCAAAAAGCAACTTGGAATTGGCAGTTGA
- the htpG gene encoding molecular chaperone HtpG, with protein sequence MTTILEQGNISIHTENIFPIIKKWLYSDHEIFLRELVSNAVDAINKLKMVSHSGEYSGDLGEPEIVITIDKEKKTLAVSDNGIGMTADEVKKYINQVAFSSAEEFVQKYKASADQQIIGHFGLGFYSSFMVASHVEVDTLSYQPGSQAVNWACDGSTEFKLSESERRDRGTTVTLTLQEEEKEYLEPYRIRSLIKKYCDFMPFPIKLVVVEPPKEGKETEAAEVTPQAPEQINRQKAPWKESPSSLSKEDYLEFYRYLYPFQEDPLLWVHLNTDYPFVVNGILYFPKLRPDVDTTKGQIKLFCNQVFVSDNCEEVIPRFLLPLRGVIDSVDIPLNVSRSFLQNDRTVRRIADYIAKKVGDRLKELYRDDRNEYIRCWQDLGTFVKFGSINDDKFKKQVEDILIYRTTWEGGSSATEASGQESGEQPAPKVEVQSGEGDAWQDVTPETPQPTAGTPAYTTLKEYLERNKERHPNRVFYCTDEVTQATYVELHRKQGIEVLFMDSFIDTHFVSFLEREHPDVKFSRVDADLDDTLLDKEKESEIVDPKTNKTRSEQIKELFEKALNRPKITIRTEALKSDDPQGTPPAIVLLPEHLRRLREMNALLQQQAIEFPEEHILLINTAHPLIQNLASLSQGIILQEGGQSPSAELANLICHHVYDLALMAQKGFDADGMKAFVERSNQVLTRLTERATA encoded by the coding sequence ATGACCACCATCCTGGAACAGGGCAACATCAGTATCCATACTGAAAATATCTTCCCGATTATCAAGAAGTGGCTCTACTCTGACCACGAAATCTTTCTGAGGGAACTGGTGTCCAACGCCGTAGACGCTATCAACAAATTGAAGATGGTGTCCCACTCTGGCGAATACTCTGGTGACCTGGGCGAGCCGGAAATTGTGATCACCATTGACAAGGAGAAGAAGACCCTGGCCGTCTCCGACAACGGCATTGGCATGACCGCCGATGAAGTGAAGAAATACATCAATCAGGTCGCCTTCTCCAGTGCGGAAGAGTTTGTCCAGAAATACAAAGCCAGTGCCGACCAGCAGATCATTGGGCACTTTGGGCTGGGTTTCTACTCCTCCTTCATGGTTGCCAGCCATGTAGAAGTGGATACCCTGTCCTACCAGCCGGGTTCCCAGGCGGTTAACTGGGCCTGTGATGGTTCCACTGAGTTCAAATTGTCCGAGTCTGAACGGCGCGATCGCGGTACCACCGTCACCCTGACTCTGCAAGAGGAAGAAAAGGAATACCTGGAACCCTACCGCATCCGTTCTCTAATCAAGAAGTACTGCGACTTCATGCCCTTCCCGATCAAACTGGTGGTGGTGGAACCGCCTAAGGAAGGGAAAGAAACCGAAGCGGCAGAAGTTACGCCTCAGGCACCGGAGCAAATCAACCGGCAGAAGGCTCCCTGGAAAGAGTCACCCAGTTCCCTCAGTAAAGAGGATTATCTGGAGTTTTACCGCTACCTTTACCCCTTCCAGGAAGACCCACTCCTCTGGGTTCATCTCAACACAGACTATCCCTTTGTCGTCAATGGCATTCTCTACTTCCCCAAACTCAGACCGGATGTAGACACCACCAAAGGGCAGATCAAACTCTTCTGCAACCAGGTATTTGTCAGCGACAACTGCGAAGAGGTCATTCCCAGGTTTCTGTTGCCTCTGCGCGGTGTCATTGATAGTGTTGATATTCCCCTCAACGTTTCCCGCAGTTTCCTGCAAAACGATCGCACGGTCCGCCGCATTGCCGACTATATTGCCAAGAAAGTGGGCGATCGCCTGAAAGAACTGTACCGCGACGACCGCAACGAATACATCCGCTGCTGGCAGGACCTGGGCACCTTTGTCAAATTTGGCTCCATCAACGACGACAAGTTTAAGAAACAGGTTGAGGATATTCTGATTTATCGCACTACCTGGGAAGGTGGCAGTTCAGCGACAGAAGCCAGCGGTCAGGAGTCGGGAGAGCAACCGGCACCCAAGGTGGAAGTGCAATCTGGTGAAGGAGATGCCTGGCAGGATGTCACTCCCGAAACTCCCCAGCCTACCGCCGGTACCCCCGCCTACACCACCCTCAAGGAATACCTGGAACGCAATAAAGAGCGCCATCCCAACCGTGTGTTTTACTGCACCGATGAAGTTACCCAGGCAACCTATGTGGAACTTCACCGGAAACAGGGAATTGAAGTCCTGTTTATGGACTCGTTCATTGACACTCATTTTGTCAGCTTCCTGGAACGGGAGCATCCCGATGTCAAGTTTTCACGGGTGGATGCCGACCTGGACGACACTCTGCTCGACAAGGAAAAGGAATCTGAAATTGTTGATCCCAAAACCAACAAAACCCGCAGCGAGCAGATCAAGGAATTGTTTGAAAAGGCACTCAATCGTCCCAAGATCACCATCCGGACAGAAGCCCTCAAGTCCGATGACCCCCAGGGAACTCCCCCAGCGATCGTCCTTCTACCAGAACACCTGCGCCGTCTGCGAGAAATGAATGCTCTGTTGCAACAACAGGCGATCGAGTTCCCGGAGGAACACATTCTGCTGATCAACACGGCCCATCCCCTGATTCAAAACCTGGCATCCCTCAGCCAGGGAATCATCCTTCAGGAAGGCGGGCAATCTCCCTCGGCTGAACTGGCAAACCTGATCTGCCACCATGTTTACGACCTGGCGCTGATGGCCCAGAAAGGCTTTGACGCGGACGGGATGAAGGCTTTTGTGGAGCGATCGAATCAGGTATTGACCCGCCTGACCGAACGGGCAACCGCCTGA
- a CDS encoding recombinase family protein, which translates to MKVIAYLYSNPLLETAPDLSGWGWQVDEVYRDQAVEIATHSDNRKGRKASARPQWRQLLQDCQNQPADYLLVQRLDHLGDSVEEVGDRLAELEALNIRLILLESTPDPPPTALQTTDLQADLLKLLQQLQQEQHSRRIRQGHARNRIKALPPPGKAPYGYRRSKTRYIVDRTTAPVVKDFFEQFLLYGSLSGAVRYLAKRYSKKISVSTGHRWLTNPVYRGDLEYHNGEIVPNTHEAIISRDEAAQVDRLLRRNRRLPPRTASAPRSLAGLVTCGECQSPMTVTRVTTPRKHQEYLYLRPTGCTRQPRCKLMPYEQVLQQTIERICEDLPRAVSGAPLPDMDRIKQGIEGAIAARQALLDQLPPLIASGVLDPETADLRTYKLRTEMAELQTQVSQLPPVNLKAIAQAVSIPQFWLDLSESERRFYFREFIRQIEIVRQEADWQLRLGFIF; encoded by the coding sequence GTGAAAGTTATTGCCTACCTCTACAGCAACCCGCTTCTGGAAACGGCTCCTGATCTTTCTGGTTGGGGCTGGCAGGTAGATGAGGTCTATCGGGATCAGGCTGTAGAAATAGCGACGCACTCCGACAACCGTAAAGGCAGAAAAGCATCTGCCCGTCCCCAGTGGCGACAGCTATTGCAGGACTGTCAGAATCAACCAGCCGATTACCTGCTGGTGCAGCGGCTGGATCACCTGGGTGATTCGGTCGAAGAAGTGGGCGATCGCCTGGCCGAACTCGAAGCTCTCAATATCCGCCTCATCCTGCTCGAATCCACCCCAGACCCGCCCCCTACCGCCCTGCAAACCACCGACCTGCAGGCAGACTTGCTGAAACTTCTGCAACAGCTTCAGCAGGAACAACACAGTCGCCGCATTCGTCAGGGCCATGCCCGCAACCGGATCAAGGCCTTACCGCCACCGGGAAAAGCTCCCTATGGTTATCGACGCAGCAAAACCCGTTATATTGTTGATCGCACCACTGCTCCGGTTGTCAAGGATTTTTTTGAACAGTTTCTGCTTTACGGGTCCCTGAGTGGGGCTGTCCGGTACCTGGCCAAACGCTATAGTAAGAAAATCTCAGTCTCAACCGGGCACCGATGGCTGACAAACCCGGTCTACCGGGGCGATCTGGAATATCATAATGGTGAAATTGTCCCCAACACCCATGAAGCAATTATTTCGCGGGACGAAGCTGCTCAGGTCGATCGCCTCCTGCGCCGTAACCGCCGGCTGCCCCCCCGCACCGCCAGTGCGCCCCGCTCGCTGGCTGGACTGGTCACCTGTGGCGAGTGCCAGTCGCCCATGACCGTCACCCGTGTCACCACCCCCCGCAAACACCAGGAGTATCTTTACCTGCGCCCCACGGGATGTACCCGCCAGCCCAGATGCAAACTCATGCCCTATGAGCAGGTGTTGCAGCAGACCATCGAACGCATTTGCGAAGACCTGCCCCGTGCTGTGTCGGGTGCTCCCCTGCCTGATATGGATCGGATCAAACAGGGGATTGAAGGGGCGATCGCGGCCAGGCAGGCACTTCTGGACCAGCTTCCACCCCTCATTGCCAGTGGTGTTTTAGACCCGGAAACCGCCGACTTGAGGACCTATAAACTTCGTACCGAAATGGCTGAACTGCAAACACAGGTTTCCCAGTTACCCCCCGTCAACCTGAAGGCGATCGCCCAGGCAGTCTCCATTCCCCAGTTCTGGCTCGATCTCTCCGAATCTGAACGCCGCTTCTACTTCCGCGAATTCATCCGGCAAATTGAAATCGTCAGACAGGAAGCAGACTGGCAACTAAGACTGGGGTTTATTTTTTAG
- a CDS encoding SWIM zinc finger family protein, with translation MTDPSYSPPNREWWAQRWIDVLESFGWVRRLARARVYAREGNVLSIEFKGPKVFALVQGTAPEPYKVALSLDPFSDEQWGYIIESMAERAVFSAKLLAGEMPQTIEEVFTANGLSLFPFTKFDIHSRCSCPDPANPCKHIGAVYYLLGDRFSEDPFVLFQLRGRTKEQIIEALRQIRSEGSGEGTTPKPEVEASEGSRPKTPFPVKTEQFWHYTNQMEPSLVVIAPPPTSETVLDVLGPIPLKPGESGSAASSQPSLETVMDYLKTIYQAASQQAITTAMNGERGSQN, from the coding sequence ATGACCGACCCTTCCTATTCCCCGCCTAACCGTGAATGGTGGGCACAGCGCTGGATTGACGTATTGGAATCCTTTGGCTGGGTGCGTCGTTTGGCACGAGCACGAGTTTATGCCCGAGAAGGCAATGTACTGAGCATTGAGTTTAAGGGACCGAAGGTGTTTGCTCTCGTGCAGGGGACTGCCCCAGAGCCTTACAAAGTGGCGCTTTCGCTTGACCCATTCAGCGATGAACAGTGGGGTTACATTATTGAATCTATGGCAGAGCGAGCCGTCTTTTCTGCCAAATTGCTGGCCGGGGAAATGCCCCAAACGATTGAAGAAGTGTTTACCGCTAATGGATTGAGCCTGTTCCCCTTCACCAAGTTTGATATTCACAGCAGGTGTTCCTGCCCTGATCCAGCCAATCCCTGTAAACACATTGGAGCCGTGTATTATTTGCTGGGCGATCGCTTCAGCGAAGATCCCTTTGTCCTGTTCCAATTGCGCGGTCGAACAAAGGAGCAAATCATCGAGGCATTGCGTCAAATTCGCAGTGAAGGAAGTGGAGAGGGGACAACCCCCAAGCCAGAGGTTGAGGCGTCAGAAGGGTCCAGACCCAAAACTCCATTTCCAGTGAAAACTGAACAATTCTGGCACTATACCAATCAGATGGAGCCTTCTCTGGTCGTGATTGCGCCTCCCCCCACCAGTGAAACGGTGCTGGATGTTTTGGGACCAATTCCCTTGAAACCTGGAGAGTCAGGCAGTGCTGCCAGTTCTCAGCCATCGCTGGAAACTGTTATGGATTATCTCAAAACGATCTATCAGGCTGCGAGTCAACAGGCGATCACCACTGCCATGAATGGAGAGAGAGGAAGTCAGAATTAA
- the pheS gene encoding phenylalanine--tRNA ligase subunit alpha has product MTVQPQELEAQLEAIRQEAQQALAATETLEQLEQLRVKYLGKKGPIPQVLGGMGKLDAGDRPRIGSLANEIKEAIQGDLERRRTALQAARIQATLEAETLDVTMPGVYRPQGRIHPLNAMTDRVIDIFVGLGYTIAEGPEMETDYYNFEALNFLPDHPARDMQDTLYLPDGNILRTHTSSVQIRYMEANEPPVRIVMPGRCYRRDTVDASHTAVFHQIEFLAIDEGLTFTDLKGTIKVFLEQMFGEVPIRMRPSFFPFTEPSAEVDLQWKGRWLEIMGCGMVDPNVLKAVGYDPEIYTGFAGGMGVERLAAVLHQIDDIRRLYTSDLRFLRQF; this is encoded by the coding sequence ATGACCGTCCAGCCGCAAGAACTTGAAGCCCAACTCGAAGCCATCCGTCAGGAAGCGCAGCAGGCGTTAGCCGCCACAGAAACCCTGGAGCAACTCGAGCAACTGCGGGTGAAATACCTCGGCAAAAAAGGACCAATCCCACAGGTGCTGGGAGGCATGGGTAAGCTGGATGCGGGCGATCGCCCCCGCATTGGTTCGCTGGCAAACGAAATTAAGGAAGCGATCCAGGGTGATCTGGAACGGCGACGCACCGCATTACAGGCTGCCCGGATCCAGGCAACGCTGGAGGCAGAAACCCTGGATGTGACCATGCCTGGAGTCTATCGTCCCCAGGGTCGAATTCATCCCTTGAACGCCATGACAGATCGGGTAATTGATATCTTCGTGGGTCTGGGCTACACCATTGCTGAAGGTCCAGAGATGGAGACGGACTATTACAATTTCGAGGCCCTCAACTTCCTGCCTGACCATCCGGCACGGGATATGCAGGACACCCTCTACCTGCCTGATGGCAATATTCTGCGGACTCACACCTCCTCAGTCCAGATCCGTTACATGGAAGCCAATGAGCCGCCAGTGAGAATTGTCATGCCAGGGCGTTGTTACCGCCGTGATACGGTTGATGCCAGCCATACAGCGGTGTTTCACCAGATTGAATTTCTGGCGATCGATGAAGGATTGACCTTCACTGACCTCAAAGGCACCATCAAAGTCTTTTTAGAACAGATGTTTGGGGAAGTGCCGATTCGGATGCGCCCCAGTTTCTTCCCCTTCACAGAACCCTCCGCTGAGGTTGACTTGCAGTGGAAGGGACGCTGGTTAGAAATCATGGGATGTGGAATGGTTGATCCGAATGTGCTGAAAGCAGTGGGCTACGACCCGGAGATTTACACGGGCTTTGCCGGAGGCATGGGTGTTGAGCGGCTGGCCGCCGTGTTACACCAGATTGATGACATTCGCCGCCTTTACACCAGCGACCTGCGCTTCCTGCGCCAGTTCTAA
- a CDS encoding leucyl aminopeptidase: protein MEFRVTAASVLEWAGDGLAIGLFEDAVELTGDLAALDERLSGTLKELIAEAEFKGKEGSTTAARVGSGSPIRKVLLVGLGKPDKLKLDGIRRAAAAVARLARKEKCKTLGISLPVWNGEPATTAQAIVEGAELALYQDNRFKSDPEEKGNPIEQVELLGFAGQEAAIVRARQICSGVILARELVAAPANIVTPITLAETAESIAREYGLGLEILEREDCEKLGMGAFLGVAQASDLPPKFIHLTYKPDGTPRRKLAIIGKGLTFDSGGLNIKGAGSGIEMMKTDMGGAAATLGAAKAIAQLKPDVEVHFISAATENMISGHALHPGDILTASNGKTIEINNTDAEGRLTLADALVFAEKLGLDAMIDLATLTGACVVALGDDIAGLWSPDDAIAHELLQASELSGEKVWQMPMEEKYFDGMKSLVADMKNTGPRPGGSITAALFLKQFVKETPWAHLDIAGPVWVDKDNGYNSAGATGYGVRLLVSWVLGG, encoded by the coding sequence ATGGAGTTTCGAGTTACAGCCGCTTCGGTTCTGGAATGGGCTGGTGATGGGCTGGCGATCGGCTTGTTTGAAGATGCTGTAGAGTTAACTGGCGACCTGGCAGCACTGGATGAAAGATTGTCTGGCACCTTAAAGGAACTCATTGCTGAAGCCGAGTTCAAAGGAAAAGAGGGGAGTACAACTGCTGCACGGGTAGGTAGCGGTAGCCCGATTCGGAAGGTGCTCCTGGTAGGGTTGGGGAAACCGGACAAGCTTAAACTGGATGGTATCCGTCGGGCGGCGGCGGCTGTTGCCCGTTTAGCCCGGAAAGAGAAGTGCAAAACCCTGGGGATTTCCCTGCCAGTGTGGAATGGGGAACCTGCCACGACAGCTCAGGCGATCGTAGAAGGAGCAGAACTTGCTCTCTATCAGGACAATCGCTTCAAGTCTGATCCTGAGGAGAAAGGAAATCCAATTGAGCAGGTAGAGTTACTGGGGTTTGCCGGGCAGGAAGCGGCGATTGTTCGGGCACGCCAGATTTGCTCCGGAGTGATCCTGGCGCGGGAACTGGTGGCGGCACCTGCTAACATTGTCACCCCCATCACGCTGGCAGAAACGGCAGAGTCGATTGCCAGGGAATACGGTCTGGGGTTGGAAATTCTGGAGCGGGAAGATTGTGAAAAGCTGGGGATGGGGGCTTTCCTGGGAGTTGCCCAGGCATCTGACCTGCCGCCCAAGTTCATCCATCTGACCTACAAACCAGATGGTACTCCCCGCCGCAAGCTGGCAATTATTGGTAAGGGTCTCACCTTCGACTCCGGCGGCCTCAACATCAAAGGGGCAGGCAGCGGGATTGAGATGATGAAAACGGACATGGGGGGGGCTGCCGCCACTCTGGGAGCCGCCAAGGCGATCGCCCAGCTCAAACCAGATGTCGAAGTTCATTTCATCAGTGCTGCCACTGAAAATATGATCAGCGGTCATGCCCTGCATCCTGGGGATATTCTGACTGCCTCAAATGGCAAAACCATTGAGATTAACAACACCGATGCGGAAGGTCGCCTGACTTTGGCAGATGCGCTGGTCTTTGCTGAAAAACTGGGGCTTGATGCCATGATTGACCTGGCAACCCTGACCGGAGCCTGTGTGGTTGCGCTGGGGGATGACATTGCTGGATTGTGGAGTCCAGATGACGCGATCGCCCACGAGTTGCTTCAGGCATCAGAACTGTCGGGTGAAAAAGTGTGGCAAATGCCTATGGAAGAAAAGTACTTCGACGGCATGAAGTCCCTCGTTGCCGATATGAAAAATACGGGTCCCCGTCCCGGTGGCTCTATCACGGCGGCTCTCTTCCTGAAGCAGTTTGTCAAAGAAACGCCCTGGGCACACCTTGACATTGCTGGCCCCGTCTGGGTAGATAAGGACAATGGCTACAACAGCGCCGGAGCCACAGGATACGGCGTTCGCCTCCTGGTCAGTTGGGTGCTCGGTGGGTAG
- a CDS encoding DUF5946 family protein, whose protein sequence is MTELISCYGCGALVKDIPGESHKYIGASAGCWEVYGEILAKEYGEYGYPETVHRLTVDTYAIQHPGKPSHQSIQSVNTHLISLNLVLEKGLEGAEATQAIRKILDYASEFVWLEPPVPNGRMTVLDVVRAKDFLEHQALVQKWARDVWNAWSVYHHIVRQLVSWCNIA, encoded by the coding sequence ATGACTGAACTAATTAGCTGCTATGGGTGCGGTGCTTTGGTCAAAGATATCCCTGGAGAGTCACACAAATACATTGGTGCAAGTGCGGGCTGCTGGGAAGTCTATGGCGAAATTCTTGCTAAAGAATATGGTGAATATGGATACCCTGAAACAGTGCATCGGTTGACAGTGGATACCTACGCTATTCAACATCCTGGAAAACCCTCACATCAATCCATTCAATCAGTGAATACACACCTGATAAGTCTAAATCTTGTGTTGGAGAAAGGACTAGAAGGTGCAGAAGCCACACAGGCTATTAGGAAAATTCTAGATTATGCCAGCGAATTTGTATGGCTGGAACCACCTGTCCCGAATGGGCGGATGACGGTGTTGGATGTTGTCAGAGCGAAAGATTTTTTAGAGCATCAAGCACTGGTTCAGAAATGGGCAAGAGATGTTTGGAATGCGTGGTCGGTATATCATCACATCGTTCGGCAACTTGTTAGCTGGTGCAATATTGCCTGA